In Bacillota bacterium, the sequence CTAGACGAATAATTTCCATGAGGAACCTCTGCCTCCTTGTGGGGTATTCATTCGACCGAATGTGAGGTTCCTCTTCTATTTCCGGGAGGAAAATTCCTCCAGTTCCCTACAATAATTTTACACTAACTAAATTGGGTTGATTATGTATATTTTTATCCAAAATTACCAAACTACTAATGAACCGGAAAGATAGGGATATTTACCAGGGCATGCAACATTTACCCAGGAAGATTTATTCTATTCCCTGTCTCTCCTCCGGTTTCTCCTCTCCCAGGCTGGCGATCCTCCCCCGGATCGCCAGTGTATTACAAATTAAAACGGGGCAAAAGCCCCGTTTTTTTAAACAATTAGCGTTGTTGCTGGCCGCCGGACATGCTGCTTTCTACCATTTCAATCATCCGGCGCACCATCTGGCCCCCAATCTGACCAGTCTCTTTGGGGGTCATGTTGGCGTACCCAACACTTTGAATCCGCTGATTCAACCCAAGTTCAGTCGCGATTTCATTCTTGAAGTTCTCCATCGCCTGTTCAGCTTCCGGCACAAGAATGTTTTGCTCATGGAACCCTTGTTGTCTCTCGAATTGCACAGATTTCACCTCCCCATGGATTAATGGTTTATTGTGTTACTGAAGGCCTTGGCCACCCTGGCCACCACGGCCGGACAATCTCCTTTCAGCTTCCTGAAGCATACGCTTAACCATTTGCCCGCCAACTTTACCAACTTCACGGGTGGTCATGTTGTCCCAACCTTGAGTTTGCACCTGATTCAGGATACCCAACTCGGAAGCAACTTCATACTTGAAACGGTCCAGGACCTGCTCTGCGCCTGGCACTACTGATCTCCGTCTACGACGACTACGACGTGCCAATTCTCCTCACCTCCTTTGCTGAGTCTATTTTTATTATTGCAGGCGTCGATTACCTCTATACTAGAAGTCATTTCCTGAGTAAAAAATAAAAACCGCGAAAGCGGTTTTTCAATTGTTTAATCTTTGAACCTTTTTAGTTATAACTTGTTGCAATTGAGACCATTCCGGTTGGTCTAGTTCAGCAAGCACAGACGTTGCCACTTTCTGACAACGAACAGCTATGTCACTGTCTTCAGCCGGGTCTGCTATCAAAAACTCGTTGATTCCATGTTGTCGATTGCCAAGGAACTGACCAGGGCCCCGAAGTTTTAAATCAGCCAGGGAAATTTCGAACCCGTCGTTGGTCTGTTCAAGAGTCTGCAGGCGTTGGCGGTCACTGTTTTCGCTGACCAATATACACCAGCCCTGTTTGTCATTGCGCCCGACTCGCCCCCGCAACTGATGGAGTTGGGCAAGGCCAAAACGTTCACTGTTTTCAATTAATATAAAAGTCGCGTTTTCAATATCCACGCCGACTTCTACGACTGTGGTTGCCAGGAGAAGGTCAATTTCCCTTTGTTTCATGGCATTGAACACAGCATTCTTTTGTTCCGCGCTCATGCGGCCGTGCAACTCTCCAATACGCACCCAATCGGGCATAGAACGGGCCAGCAACTGTCTGTACTCAGCGACAGATGCAGCGGCAAGTTTATCTGATTGTTCAATTAATGGGCAAACAATATAACCCGCATTTCCTTCCCGAATCTGGTCAACAATAAATTTAAAAACTTTTTGCCTTCTTTCAGGGCCAACCACATGGGTGCGAATCGGCCTTCTTCCATAGGGTTTATCTTTTAACATCGATATATCCAGGTCGCCATAAATTGTCAGAGCTGTCGTTCTCGGGATGGGCGTGGCGCTGAGCACTAAGACATCGGGATTTTCCCCTTTTTCCAGCAAAGCAAGTCTTTGATGAACGCCGAATCTGTGTTGTTCATCGGTAACAACACAGGATAGCTGATCAACAGCAACACTTTCCTGGAACAAAGCATGGGTGCCGATGAGAATTAACGGCTCGTCCTGCTTCAGACGTTGCTGAAGTTCTGCCCTTTCCGCCGATCGCGTAGCTCCCGTCAACAGTGCAACCTCAAAACCCAATTGGGATGCAACTTTTTTAATGACAAAAAAATGTTGAGACGCCAGGATTTCTGTTGGTGCCATTAGGGCGCCTTTAAAACCATTGCCGACAGCAGTTAGCAGGGCAAACAACGCAAGCACAGTTTTTCCACTGCCCACATCTCCCTGGACAAGTCTATTCATCGGTTTGTGTAGCGCCATGTCTCTTTCGATTTCGGCGACAACCTGTTTCTGACCAGCAGTAAAAGATATATTCATTATCTGCTCCAATTTGCGCGTCAAACCATCAATAGGTCTGTGCGCTATGCCGCGCCGGTTTTGTTTCAATAAACGCCAGTACTTGAAGCTGAGGATATATACAAGTAGTTCCTCGAATTTTAATGTATATCTCGCCTGAGCCAGTTGGGCGTGTGTTTTTGGGTTATGTATTTGCCACAAGGCTTCGCGAGCAGAGAGCAGTCCATGGGACTTACGAAATGACTCGGGGAAAAGTTCAGGCGGCTCGAATTCCTTAAGGGCCGCATTTATTATTTTGGCCAAAGCTGGATTTGTTAAGCCCTCGGTAAGGTTGTATTGGGGACGCAATAGAACCGGGTTCTCGACGTCAAAAAAATGCGCTTCAACAACAAAACTGTTGTGCTTAAGCGAGAAGCGCCCTAATAAGGTGGCCTGTTTTGTTTGCTGAATTTGGCGACTGAGATATCCTTGGTTAAACCAAATGCACTTGCAGGCACCACTGGCGTCAGCAAGGGTGACTGTTAATATTTGACGACGATTTTTTGTCGTTATAAGTCTGGGCATACCTAAAAACTCACCGGATACTGCCAAGTGCTGCCCGTCGTGTGCGGCCAGTTTTGCGATTGGAGTGAGTTTGTATTCATTATAAGTGCGGGGATAATGGCGAATAAGCGCTCCCATACTATCAATATTTAATTTATGCAGCAACGCCTCCCTAGCTGGTCCAACTCCCGTCAGGTATCTAAGTTCGCCCATGGTTTACCCTCCTTTTGAAAAACCAGGCCCAACGGCCTGGTTATTTATTCGACAGCAATTATATAAAAATACAGTGGTTGACCGCCGGCATGTAATTCAACTTCTTGGTCGGGAAATTCAGCGGCCACTGCGACAGAGAGTTCTTGTGCCGCTTCGGACTTGACATCTTCCCCATAAAACAGGGTGATAATTTCCGCCTCGTCATCGACCAATTCTTTGAGCAAACTTAAAGCTGTTTGCGCAACATCTTCACCGACAACGGCAATTTTCCCATCGGCGATGCCCAAGATATTTCCCTCGGCAATTGGCTTGCCGTCAAACACTGAATCGCGGACTGCAAAAGTTATCTGACCTGATTTCACGGCTTTGCTGGCTTCAGTCATTTCGGTTTCAAGAGACGCGAGTTCCGCATCCTCCACATAGCTAAGCATTGCTGCCAAACCCTGGGGAATGGTCTTAGTTGGTATTACTGCCACCGGTCGATCGGCTACATCTTTTGCCTGGCTTGCCGCCAATATGATATTGCTGTTATTGGGCAGAATAATAATCTGTTCGGCAGCCAAATTATCGATTGCCCGGAGAAAGTCCTCGGTGCTTGGGTTCATTGTCTGGCCGCCAACAATAACCGTGTCTACCCCCATGCTGCGGAAGATTTCTTCAAGGCCGGAACCAGAGGCAACCGCGATAACACCAATGGGTTTACGCTCCGCTGCGGGCGCCGCCGGCTGCATCTCTGTGCCCCGCTCAAACTCAGTATGTTGCAAGCGCATATTTTCTATTTTTATGTCCTGGAGTTCTGTACCGTGTTTCAAAGCAAATTCCAGTGCCTGTCCCGGGTTGTTTGTATGAATATGAATTTTTAAAAGACCGGAAGTGCCCACAACCAAAAGGGAGTCACCCAGTGAATCCAATTCCCGTCGGAACAGGTCTTCGCTCAGTTCATCACCGGTAACAATAAATTCTGTACAATATTGAAATTCTAAATCTATATCCTGAGCTGGTTCAACTACCACTGGCTGAGCCACCGGTTTTATTACTTCGATATCGACAGCCTTGCCTTCCAAATATGAGAGCCATCCCTCATAGATGTAACATAAGCCTTTGCCACCTGCGTCTACAACCCCGGCCTGTTTGAGTACTGGCAGCATGTCCGGAGTTTGCTCCAGGGTATTCAACGCTTGGCGCAATACATCATGCAACATGGTATTGAGGTCTTTCGACTCTTTGGCGCTTTTTGCTGCAGCTCGGGCAGCTTCTTTGGCTACAGTTAAAATCGTTCCTTCAACAGGTTTGATAACCGCTTTATAGGCAGTGTTTACACCCTCTTGAAGCGCATCAGCAAAAATTCCAACGGTGAGTTCATTTTCAGCAGCAATCTTTTTAGCAAACCCACGGAAAATTTGAGATAGGATAACTCCCGAATTTCCCCGCGCTCCCATCAATGAACCCATTGATAAAGCATCCGCCACTTCTGGCACCGAGGTCATAGGTTTTTTTGCCATTTCTCGGGCAGCGGACTCCATTGTCAAATTCATGTTTGTGCCTGTATCGCCATCAGGCACAGGGAAAACATTGAGACTGTTTATCTCCTGCTTATGCTGGCTCAGGAAGGTAGCTCCTGCCAGAAGCATTTGGTGCAATTGATCAGAATTTAAAGTTGAGTACTTCACGGCTGACCCTCCTATTTGCCATTAATCACGCGTACACCCTGCACGTTGACGTTAATATGTCCCACCTTCAATCCGGTGAACTTTTCTACAGAATACTTGACAGTAGAAATTACATTGTTGGCTACCTCATCGATGCGGGTGCCGTAACCAACAATGATGTAGAGATCAACGCATAACTCGCCATCAACCTCGCTTACTTCCACACCCTTGCTGAGACTCTCTCTGCCCAATAATTCAACAATACCGTCTTTCAATTGCTTGCGGGAAGCCATGCCAACCAGACCATAGCACTCAACAGCAGCAATTCCGGCAATAGTGGCTATAACATCGGCAGATATTTCGATATTGCCCAAACTGTTTTCAAGGCGCATAAATTTACCTCCTTTGTCACTCAATCAATTCTCATTTTACTATAAACTAGCGCAAAAAAAAAGCGCACCCTGGCAGGCAAGTTGTCAATTGCTCAATCATGTGTTAAAATAGCTGATGTGATTTAAGGAGGTGGAGCATATGGCAAAAACCTGCGCAGTGTGTGCAAAGGGTGTTCGGTCCGGTTTTCAACTCAGTCACTCACATATTCGAACCAAACGGCGTTGGAGTCCAAATTTACAACGTGTCAAAGCTGATTTGGACGGCACTGTCAAGCGGATTTATGTTTGCACCCGCTGTCTGAAATCCGGCAAAGTTAAAAGGGCATTATAATAAAAAGCGCGTCATGGCGCTTTTTTATTTGTGTATTTTACTTTTAAAAAACAAGCGTACGATTCCAGAAATAATCCCCGGTAATTTAACGGCATAAATGCGCATATTTAGTCCTCCTTTTACTTAAATATTTTCCAGCCCAGATATATAAGCAGGGCCCCCAGGAGCAGCCACCAGATGTAAGCAGGGAGTTTGACAACAATTATAACTAGACCGGCCACCCCGCATAGCAGGCCGGCCACCCTTCTAAACAGCAGGTTGGAGCCGGTGGCGCGAGTAAACATTTGTATCCCCCTGTTACATCCTATGCGCATATGTCATGGAAGTGTGTAAAACTTACAATGCGAGTTCCATCATGCTCTCGCCGGTCTCCAAATTAAGAATTTTGATGCCCTTGGCGTCCCAGACGGCAATAGATGGCGGATTATTTTCCTTTGGAAGCGCTGGTGAACCCGGATTAAGAAGCACCTTGCCGTCTTTGCGTTCCAACACAGGAAGATGGGTGTGTCCCGATATGATCAAATCATAATCCGCGTCCGCCGGCAGCGGTTGATGGCCATGAACAATTAAAACTTTATGGCGATTAATGTTGAGTTTTGACGCCGGCGGGCTGCCTTTTCCCACCACCATCAAATCCACATCGGCATCGCAATTGCCCCGCACCCAGGTTAGCGGTGTTTCTAGATTGTGAAGTTCCGCTGCCAGGCCAGCGGGGTCGTAACCGGCGGGCAGGGGGTTGCGCGGCCCATGATACAAGACATCGCCAGCGTGAATTACCTGTTCAACATTGCCTGCCAAATCCCAAGCCTTTTTCCACGCGCTGAGGCTGCCGTGGGTATCACTGATAATCAGGGTTCGCATGAGATCATCCTCCTTATACAGTTTGTGGATTTCATAATCGCTTGATATTGGCCGGTCTGTAAATATGACCGGAATTTATTCAGGGCGAGAACCGGCTGCACAGTATCCCTGTTTGTCTTAATTGAGAACTTGAGCGCCTCAGAAACGAGGGCCGCCGCGACTGCAGATGCGAGAAATACATCGACGTCCTTGAGCAACAACCCTGTCAATAAAGCGGTGAACATATCACCCGTGCCATAGATTGTCCGGGTGCTTTCTATGTACGGGAATTTCTGTAACTCCCCCCGATCACGGGAGTAGACATAGTTTACAGCCCAAGTACTGTCTTGATGACAACTGGTGATGACAACAATTTCAGGCCCAAGAGACGCAATTTTCTTGGCGGCAGCAATGGCATCTGAATCGCAGCTAATAGAAATGTCGGAAATTAGTTCTGCTTCAAACTTGTTGGGAGTCACCACCTTGGCTAAAGGTATCAACTCGTGAATGATTTTATCTGTAACACCCCTGGGCACATACAGCCCGCCGGGATAATCCCCCATAACCGGGTCTACAACCAGCGGACAGCTCAGCTTGCCGAGAGTGTCCAGCACCACCCCTGCCCCGCTCGCGCCGCCCAGATACCCGATTACTGTCGCCTGTAAATCACATTTTGTGAGATAGCCGGTTAAATCCTTCAGTAATTCTGGACTGGTCTCTTGGCCCGCAAAGCCAGGGGCGCCCACCCGGCAAGTGTATAATACTGTCGGTATCACCAGGACATCAAACCCCAGTAGCTCGAGAACCGGCTGCGCTGCCCTGTTACCAACATTACCGTCTACAACGTGACTTTCAATTATCGCTATCCTGGTGCTCATCTTCATCCTCCCACTGGCAGATCGCGGCAAAGCCGGAATGCACCTTTATTCGCGCCATTTTTTCGGTTATCCTGTTGCCCATGCCGAAACCGCTGTCGGGCAGGAGCCGTATTCGTTTCCCCGAATACTTGCTGCCGTTGATACTAATCACCACCGGATGATCAATTGCCAGCACAGAAAAATTGCGACCACGACTGGATAACAGGCACTGACTGCGCCTAGAAAACACAAAGTTCTGCCGCCCAACTAGCCTTACCCGCCTGCCTTTGCCCGCGTACCGTAGCAAGGCGCGAAAGTTCAAGAGTTGATGATCAAAGCGCAATCCGCCCGAGACACCAAAGACGATCAATTCTTTACAACTTGTCCGTTTGACCAGCTCCAGGGCCAATTCCAAGTCAGTAAAGTCTTTTTCAACAGGAACTTTAATCAGTTTGCTGCTCTTGTGGCGGTTTAATAAATCAGGAGTAACCGAGTCCAGATCGCCGACAATCCACTCAGGTGCTATTCCCAACTGATCCAAATGCCGCAGGCCGCCGTCAACGGCAATAACCCGTGCCTGTGCAGCGATTTGGGCCAATTTATCGATCTGCATTTCCGGACTGTTTAACACTAAAACAAACTTCACATAAATCCCTCCAGGAAAAAACCGCACACTAGTGCGGTTAACCACGCAGTTGCAGGCAATATTCCCTGGGATGTTCCGCAGAGAATAATGCGCTGCCGGCGACCAGGACATTTACACCGGCCGCACGTAAAGCCGGCGCGTTTATTGCGTTAACCCCGCCGTCAACTGCAATCAGTGGCGCCACAGAAGTCTGTGCGCAAAGACTGGTTACTGCTTCTAGTTTCTGATAAGTATGTTCGATGAATTTTTGCCCGCCAAACCCAGG encodes:
- a CDS encoding alpha/beta-type small acid-soluble spore protein; the protein is MENFKNEIATELGLNQRIQSVGYANMTPKETGQIGGQMVRRMIEMVESSMSGGQQQR
- a CDS encoding alpha/beta-type small acid-soluble spore protein, giving the protein MARRSRRRRRSVVPGAEQVLDRFKYEVASELGILNQVQTQGWDNMTTREVGKVGGQMVKRMLQEAERRLSGRGGQGGQGLQ
- a CDS encoding ATP-dependent DNA helicase RecG — protein: MGELRYLTGVGPAREALLHKLNIDSMGALIRHYPRTYNEYKLTPIAKLAAHDGQHLAVSGEFLGMPRLITTKNRRQILTVTLADASGACKCIWFNQGYLSRQIQQTKQATLLGRFSLKHNSFVVEAHFFDVENPVLLRPQYNLTEGLTNPALAKIINAALKEFEPPELFPESFRKSHGLLSAREALWQIHNPKTHAQLAQARYTLKFEELLVYILSFKYWRLLKQNRRGIAHRPIDGLTRKLEQIMNISFTAGQKQVVAEIERDMALHKPMNRLVQGDVGSGKTVLALFALLTAVGNGFKGALMAPTEILASQHFFVIKKVASQLGFEVALLTGATRSAERAELQQRLKQDEPLILIGTHALFQESVAVDQLSCVVTDEQHRFGVHQRLALLEKGENPDVLVLSATPIPRTTALTIYGDLDISMLKDKPYGRRPIRTHVVGPERRQKVFKFIVDQIREGNAGYIVCPLIEQSDKLAAASVAEYRQLLARSMPDWVRIGELHGRMSAEQKNAVFNAMKQREIDLLLATTVVEVGVDIENATFILIENSERFGLAQLHQLRGRVGRNDKQGWCILVSENSDRQRLQTLEQTNDGFEISLADLKLRGPGQFLGNRQHGINEFLIADPAEDSDIAVRCQKVATSVLAELDQPEWSQLQQVITKKVQRLNN
- a CDS encoding DAK2 domain-containing protein; amino-acid sequence: MLLAGATFLSQHKQEINSLNVFPVPDGDTGTNMNLTMESAAREMAKKPMTSVPEVADALSMGSLMGARGNSGVILSQIFRGFAKKIAAENELTVGIFADALQEGVNTAYKAVIKPVEGTILTVAKEAARAAAKSAKESKDLNTMLHDVLRQALNTLEQTPDMLPVLKQAGVVDAGGKGLCYIYEGWLSYLEGKAVDIEVIKPVAQPVVVEPAQDIDLEFQYCTEFIVTGDELSEDLFRRELDSLGDSLLVVGTSGLLKIHIHTNNPGQALEFALKHGTELQDIKIENMRLQHTEFERGTEMQPAAPAAERKPIGVIAVASGSGLEEIFRSMGVDTVIVGGQTMNPSTEDFLRAIDNLAAEQIIILPNNSNIILAASQAKDVADRPVAVIPTKTIPQGLAAMLSYVEDAELASLETEMTEASKAVKSGQITFAVRDSVFDGKPIAEGNILGIADGKIAVVGEDVAQTALSLLKELVDDEAEIITLFYGEDVKSEAAQELSVAVAAEFPDQEVELHAGGQPLYFYIIAVE
- a CDS encoding Asp23/Gls24 family envelope stress response protein; the protein is MRLENSLGNIEISADVIATIAGIAAVECYGLVGMASRKQLKDGIVELLGRESLSKGVEVSEVDGELCVDLYIIVGYGTRIDEVANNVISTVKYSVEKFTGLKVGHINVNVQGVRVINGK
- the rpmB gene encoding 50S ribosomal protein L28, translating into MAKTCAVCAKGVRSGFQLSHSHIRTKRRWSPNLQRVKADLDGTVKRIYVCTRCLKSGKVKRAL
- a CDS encoding phosphodiesterase; this encodes MRTLIISDTHGSLSAWKKAWDLAGNVEQVIHAGDVLYHGPRNPLPAGYDPAGLAAELHNLETPLTWVRGNCDADVDLMVVGKGSPPASKLNINRHKVLIVHGHQPLPADADYDLIISGHTHLPVLERKDGKVLLNPGSPALPKENNPPSIAVWDAKGIKILNLETGESMMELAL
- a CDS encoding thiamine diphosphokinase, with the protein product MSWSPAAHYSLRNIPGNIACNCVVNRTSVRFFPGGIYVKFVLVLNSPEMQIDKLAQIAAQARVIAVDGGLRHLDQLGIAPEWIVGDLDSVTPDLLNRHKSSKLIKVPVEKDFTDLELALELVKRTSCKELIVFGVSGGLRFDHQLLNFRALLRYAGKGRRVRLVGRQNFVFSRRSQCLLSSRGRNFSVLAIDHPVVISINGSKYSGKRIRLLPDSGFGMGNRITEKMARIKVHSGFAAICQWEDEDEHQDSDN